In Deltaproteobacteria bacterium, the sequence GCCCAAGTTGATGTGCTAGTTAACAATGCTGGGCTAGCTTTAGGTTTTGAACCTGCACAAGAGGCCTCACTTGATGATTGGCATACAATGATCAATATTAACTGGTGCGGTCTTGTAACCTGCACTCATTGCATTTTGCCAGGTATGGTTGCACGAAATTGTGGGCATATAATAAACATTGGCTCTATAGCCGGACTTTACCCCTACCCCAACGGTAATGTTTATAGCGCATACCTTTTAGCACGTGCTGCAGCCTTTATACTGCCGTGATAATGCTCCCAATCATGCACACTTAGGCCATGTTCGGTTTGGTCGAGTAATCCGCGACGAAGACAAGCTTCGACAAATTCTTCAGCGTCACCTTTCCAACCTGCGCCGATTGCAATGTCTTCAGAATCAAAACTGCTTAGGTCGCCATCAGGCGCCATTCGCAAAACCCAGGTCCACAAAGAACAGATAAGACCAAGCGCATGTGCACGAGTCACGTTACCGTCACGTGACGATTGGTTCGCTGTACTTCACGACTGCGCATGTGAACGAAATGCATGCGTAACACCAACAGCTCGCGAAGCCGTTGTGTATCAGCATCCGGTATGGCTACTGTGCGAACGTAAAGGTCACGGCGCACATCATCGCAGATCTCAAAAACGTCTCTGGTGTCGTCTTTTTGTCGTCCGCGTCTTGCTTTGGCGCGTACTTCACGGGCATCGATGACAATCGGCACCAATCCAGCCTTGGCGAGTTCGCGAGCTACGAATATAGAAGTCGTACCAGTTTCAAGGCCAACACGTGTACCCTTAGTCAAGTGTTGTTCGCGAACAAAAGCCGCAATAACTTCTCTTGAAGTTTCAAACTCTCCGGTAGCGACGGTATCACCGTTAGCTTGATTAACATGCTGAAATAATCAAGATAATATTCTAAGGTTTAATACTTCGCACTCCAGAGGCACTAGCCTGGTGAAAAAACAACAAAAAAACATGTAGCAAAATGGCACACCAACAACATTATGAATATCTCGACATAAGCTGCAAAAGCACCTTTGCAAGATTTTCGACTATATAAAGTTCATTCTCAGAAAGCTGAACTCTATTAAAATGGATATCTAAAATTTTTTCTAACGGAATGTCGGCAGATTCTTTTAATTTAGCTATATCAATATCTCTTTGTACTTTATAAAAATCAGTTTTCGACATGTTTTGAAGTACAGATAAATCATTATTGTCTTCATTTAAAACAAAGTCTTTTAAAGAAACAGCATTATTTGAATTATCATTTATAAATTTCGCGGATTCATCATTAGACAAACTTAAAGATGATTTGCGAT encodes:
- a CDS encoding SDR family NAD(P)-dependent oxidoreductase gives rise to the protein MDTTFTDRIILITGATSGIGAACAEAFAVINAKLILIGRRQHRLEELQNKLGGEKRVLTITLDISDTAATKNALKNLPNPFAQVDVLVNNAGLALGFEPAQEASLDDWHTMININWCGLVTCTHCILPGMVARNCGHIINIGSIAGLYPYPNGNVYSAYLLARAAAFILP